The following is a genomic window from Phycisphaeraceae bacterium.
GATTGGGAAAGCCGTTCATGTCGATCGTGATGTCCACCGCCGACGCCGCCGAAGCCAGCGTCAGGCTGATGATGGCTGCTTTGAACATGGAGATACCCCTTTCATTTCTGATGAGCCAGCCTCACATGAGCCAGCGTGAAACCTTACACCGTAACCGAGTTGATCCTCTTCTCCAAGTCACACGCCAATCGAGAAAGCGGTGATTCCAACCTGCTTACGCGATTGGCCCCTTGCCCGGGTCCGCATCGTCATCGAGATCCTGGTATCGCTCCGTTTCGGAGTCCGGCCGCACGCTGCCCGGCGAGGCGCCCGCGACCCCCGGAACGTGCGGCCGCCCCTGGATGTCCTGGATGTAGGCCATCGTTCGGTCCAGCTCACGCTTCAGATGCCGCACACGCAGGAGCGACTTGACGCGCGTGATCAGCTCAAGTTTGTTGACCGGCTTGGTGAGAAAATCATCGGTACCCGACTCGACACCGCGTTCGATGTCACCCAGCTCGTTCAACGCTGTCACCATCATGATGGGGATGGACCGGGTGGCAGGGTCTTCCTTGAGCTTTCGACAAACCTCAAACCCGCTCATCCGGGGCATCATCACGTCCAACAGGATCAAGTCAGGGATGGCTGTGCCTGCTGATGAGCCTGAACCCGCCTCAGCCAGTGCGGTCTCAACGATCTTCATCGCCTCCACGCCGTCACCCGCGGTGATCGTTTTGCAGGGCAGTGCTTCCAGATAGGCCTGCAGCAGTTCCACGTTCTGCGTGTTGTCGTCCACCACCAGGATGGTTGACTGGCGCAGGTCCAGATCCGCCGTATGGTCTGCTGCGGTGACAGGGTCGGCTGTTGGATGGGGGGTGCTCATGGGTTGCATCCTTGCCGGTTGGGACAAAGTTCGCATCTCCAGTTTCGCTGGAACGACGTTCCGTACGGACGCTCTGATTGATGCGCCACCTGATCGATTGGGTTGGGTACCCAAGGGTGACGTCTTAATAAGGTGATAGTACCCGGACAACGCGCAGTCGTCGATAGCGATTGCCTTCCTCTGCGGCCAAGCTCAGTCCAGATGGATGGATAGCTTTGCCGTGAGTAATCACAAAGGTTGTCTCATGAAATATTTGTAACGAAATGGCTGGTTGTTGCTAATCACGAGGTTTATGGTAAGATATTGTGAGTTAACAGCTGGCTCCAGACCTCGTGCCAAATCGGCACCCAGCGACGGAGGCTGGGGGATCCGTGGTCGGGAGTCTGGCTGGAGTGCATGTCGGTCGGCGTGTTGGGTTTCACCCTGCCTGTGAAACGTCTCCGATTGTCACAAGCCAAGGAAAATCGGAAGGTTACGTTCGATCGAAAAAATATTCCCGCAGTGTAAACCTGCGGATGGTTCGTGCGTATAAGTGCATAACCAAGGACGCCTTCCGGCGAAAACACCATGAGTCGCAGTGTTTCAACTCGTCTGGCTTGGAATGACCGCTGGTCACAACCGACTCTCGCGCAGTTGGTCGATCCTCTTAAGTCTCATCACCGTCGAGTTTTCGATACGCTTTTGCTTCAATTTAACGAGCTGGCGTCGGTGAATCAGTCCATCATCTGGTATGGCCCAGCCTGGAAGTGGACCATCCACTACACGCTCGCGCTCAAACCCGCCAAAGGCTCAAAGTCTGTCGAACCTGAAACCCTCGCCTATCTGGTTCCCCGTGTCGAGGCCCCGATGGTCTGCGTGCCCTTGAGTGACGCGGTGATTGAAAAGCTGCCGATGCACCGGCTCAGCAAGTTCGTGCGCGATGGGGTCAAAATGGCCAAGTGCGCGGTCGCCATCCACTGGGCCTGCTGGACCCCCGCGACACTCAGCGAGGTCGGCCTGATCATGGACCTGGTCAAACGCCGCCACAAACTGGTGGTCAATCCAAAAGAGGCCGCCAAAGACGCCGCGGAAAAAGAAGCAGCCGCTGAGCGATAAAACCTCGTTAGAAATCCCTCTCCAGCCGGGCTGCCTCCCGTGGGGAAGTGACCTTCCCCCGCAACAGCACCCGCTTTGACCGCCTCCTGATCCGCTGAGACT
Proteins encoded in this region:
- a CDS encoding response regulator, with amino-acid sequence MSTPHPTADPVTAADHTADLDLRQSTILVVDDNTQNVELLQAYLEALPCKTITAGDGVEAMKIVETALAEAGSGSSAGTAIPDLILLDVMMPRMSGFEVCRKLKEDPATRSIPIMMVTALNELGDIERGVESGTDDFLTKPVNKLELITRVKSLLRVRHLKRELDRTMAYIQDIQGRPHVPGVAGASPGSVRPDSETERYQDLDDDADPGKGPIA